One Caretta caretta isolate rCarCar2 chromosome 6, rCarCar1.hap1, whole genome shotgun sequence genomic region harbors:
- the DISP2 gene encoding protein dispatched homolog 2 isoform X2 — MLGPMSVQSNGQVPSSSQDSHQHHLYYHCNQHEPRDSYALPPLPGHGERATLCSHHSSGNSLPASHHETSESQWKQWSHDQQQSRPVQRHIVTVRHDKAFRMPKSYSQVIAEWPVAVLVLCSVTVLVCTLAGLLVGNLPDFSEPLMGFAPRDTDIGRKLIVWKNVQTHTGYQKTLLLSPYAEKNSYGDVGINRGQRFIHGEQEARTRRMVEQDYGKDSFFCGPPGKSYSQLVFMSTTAGSLWNLQAIQSMCQIEQDKIRSHAHFGNLCQRTEGNECCPSWSLGNYIAVLHNRSSCLEITQADVSHTLALLRSCAPDYHKGILIPSCIGPRTGREKHSQCAKVPEKCTRFSGIYQLLHFLVDRDFLSLQTMEYQVPSLKYSLLFLPTKKGASMMEIYLDNLESWDLFDNYTSITGMDLGLKEKLFQHYLLLDTMYPVLAILAIFLSMTFYLRSIFITFMVLMIVVSSLMISFFLYKVAFRFTYFPFVNLTAVVILSSICANHTFVFFDLWSLSKSQNPSAGLLQWMSQTMHHFGYLMLASSFTTGAAFYASYMSNIIAICCFAIYMGTCVLVNLVFMVTWLPSSVVLYERYIATNCIYKPEDYWNYSGHKRVIFSLHHILRGLQNTLCETSKLLFEKILPCGVIKFRYIWICWFTALAIGGAYISCFNPKLKLPSLEMPSVQMFRLSHPFERYDAEYCHQFMFERLEHGEGQHMPITIVWGILPVDNGDHFNPKSNGTLVKDTTFTIQNPEAQNWLLEFCQKVKNQTFYYSDLEQKSTVCFMEEFHTWMDSRQCSQQDHSFNLCCNHFPFPYGSEVFLHCIKMMIMEQGRDGAETYDLGLRFDGEGNLIALVLQFQTIYHYSFNYSKAKQFYNEIGHWITEEMKTAPMGLQNGWYTSKLELYNLQHSLSTETMVVIGLSITISFVVLLLTTWNVILSIFSVTAITGTVLVTVGLLVLLEWQLNAVESLFISAAVGLSTDFTVNYCISYHLCPHSDRLSRVAFSLKQMSCATAMVASALFSAGIIMLPATVLAYRKLGIFIMMIKCISCGFASFFFQSLCCFFGPEKNCGQILWPCTYALKDYSDDSRPNGSFNCGGEEKQNRLRKVQESNTANEQYELQPLARKLSDSFDNSTSTSKLSNRPSVLSEDIQLQDSRCPRIGIHPSLETDRQNLQETLMDHRVDLCQCPALQTSSPYKHSSSGAEAEIHGERLCRDCRCQKYGPKAWDGYMLDYLYSASMKDEGQLNKSQCSRDTAQQQSDYTSENTNIPEAEIYKFHRGLCSHSSSFNVLNVSSEISLSDFEQSIKLAESASSCPNVLDVSDSCCAAERGHLNGKRDTLRLDLRETVFDVSLPASQQNSSSWKNRLGLGSEGPVVLPNSQPDMPDVWIKRSSAQNSGYSS, encoded by the exons ACATGACAAAGCTTTCAGGATGCCAAAAAG TTATTCCCAGGTGATTGCTGAGTGGCCAGTAGCTGTCCTTGTGCTCTGTTCGGTGACCGTTCTGGTTTGTACTTTAGCTGGCCTGCTAGTTGGAAATCTGCCAGATTTTTCAGAACCCTTGATG GGATTTGCGCCTCGAGATACTGACATTGGCAGAAAACTCATTGTCTGGAAGAATGTACAAACCCATACGGGCTATCAGAAGACCCTTTTGCTTTCTCCCTACGCTGAAAAGAACAG CTATGGTGACGTTGGTATTAACAGAGGGCAGAGGTTTATCCATGGCGAACAAGAAGCAAGAACAAGACGGATGGTAGAACAAGACTATGGAAAAGACAGTTTCTTTTGTGGGCCCCCAG GAAAGAGTTATTCTCAGCTGGTGTTTATGTCCACAACTGCTGGGAGTTTGTGGAACTTGCAAGCGATTCAGTCCATGTGTCAAATTGAACAGGACAAG ATCCGCTCACATGCTCATTTTGGGAATCTCTGTCAACGTACTGAAGGCAATGAATGCTGCCCAAGCTGGTCTCTGGGTAACTATATTGCTGTCCTTCACAACAGATCTTCTTGTTTGGAGATAACTCAAGCAGATGTCTCCCACACCCTGGCACTCCTCCGTTCCTGTGCCCCAGATTACCACAAAGGCATCCTTATTCCTTCTTGCATAGGTCCCAGGACTGGAAGAGAGAAACACTCTCAGTGTGCCAAAGTACCAGAAAAATGTACCCGGTTCAGTGGTATTTACCAGCTTCTTCACTTCTTGGTTGACAGAGACTTTCTCAGTCTTCAGACAATGGAATATCAAGTGCCATCACTGAAATACAGCCTGCTGTTTTTGCCTACAAAGAAAGGAGCATCTATGATGGAAATCTACCTGGACAACCTAGAGTCATGGGACCTGTTTGATAATTACACATCAATCACTGGAATGGACCTGGGTCTTAAAGAGAAACTATTCCAGCACTATCTTCTACTGGATACCATGTATCCAGTCCTGGCAATATTAGCCATTTTTCTAAGTATGACTTTTTATTTACGCTCAATCTTTATTACTTTTATGGTCCTTATGATTGTTGTCAGTTCTTTGATGATCTCCTTCTTCTTGTATAAAGTGGCCTTCAGATTCACCTACTTCCCTTTTGTAAACCTGACAGCAGTTGTCATTCTCAGTAGCATTTGCGCAAATCACACCTTTGTGTTTTTTGATCTCTGGAGCCTCAGCAAGAGCCAGAATCCTTCTGCAGGCCTCCTGCAGTGGATGAGCCAAACCATGCACCACTTTGGGTATCTCATGCTGGCGTCTTCCTTTACAACAGGTGCTGCTTTCTATGCTAGCTATATGAGCAATATAATTGCCATCTGCTGTTTTGCCATCTATATGGGCACCTGTGTGTTGGTGAATTTAGTATTCATGGTAACTTGGCTTCCATCTTCTGTTGTGTTGTATGAACGCTACATAGCAACAAACTGCATTTATAAACCAGAAGACTATTGGAACTATAGTGGGCATAAAAGAgttattttctctctccatcaTATACTCAGGGGTCTCCAGAATACCTTGTGTGAAACCTCCAAGCTGTTATTTGAGAAGATTCTTCCATGTGGTGTTATAAAGTTTCGTTACATTTGGATCTGCTGGTTTACAGCCTTGGCAATAGGGGGTGCCTACATTTCCTGTTTTAATCCTAAACTAAAACTCCCCAGTTTAGAGATGCCATCTGTCCAGATGTTTAGGTTAAGCCATCCCTTTGAGAGATATGATGCAGAATACTGTCACCAGTTCATGTTTGAGAGGCTGGAGCATGGAGAAGGACAACACATGCCCATCACTATAGTCTGGGGCATACTGCCTGTGGACAACGGGGATCATTTCAATCCTAAGAGCAATGGCACGCTGGTGAAAGATACCACATTTACAATCCAAAATCCTGAAGCTCAAAACTGGCTCTTGGAGTTCTGCCAAAAAGTGAAGAATCAAACTTTCTACTATTCTGATCTGGAGCAGAAATCTACAGTTTGTTTCATGGAGGAGTTTCACACGTGGATGGACAGTCGCCAGTGCTCCCAGCAAGATCACAGCTTCAATCTCTGCTGTAACCACTTCCCCTTCCCCTATGGAAGCGAAGTCTTCCTGCACTGCATCAAAATGATGATCATGGAACAAGGCAGAGATGGGGCTGAAACCTATGATTTGGGTCTTAGATTTGATGGAGAGGGAAACCTAATTGCCTTGGTGCTACAGTTTCAAACTATTTATCACTACAGCTTCAACTACAGCAAAGCCAAACAATTCTACAATGAAATTGGCCACTGGATAACAGAGGAAATGAAAACTGCCCCCATGGGGCTTCAGAATGGATGGTACACCAGTAAACTAGAGCTATATAATCTCCAGCACAGTCTTAGCACAGAGACAATGGTGGTCATAGGACTATCCATAACCATCTCTTTTGTGGTGCTGCTGCTCACCACCTGGAATGTTATTCTCAGCATATTCTCTGTTACAGCTATCACAGGCACTGTCCTGGTAACTGTTGGACTTTTGGTGCTGTTGGAATGGCAGCTCAATGCAGTGGAGTCTCTCTTCATTTCAGCAGCAGTAGGCCTCTCCACTGACTTTACAGTGAACTACTGTATTTCCTACCACTTGTGCCCACATTCTGATCGCCTGAGCCGAGTGGCCTTCTCTCTGAAGCAGATGAGCTGTGCCACTGCTATGGTGGCATCTGCTCTGTTTTCTGCAGGTATCATCATGCTGCCTGCCACAGTGCTGGCATACCGGAAGCTGGGGATATTCATAATGATGATCAAGTGTATCAGCTGTGGATTTGCCAGCTTCTTTTTTCAGTCTCTATGCTGCTTCTTTGGCCCAGAGAAGAACTGTGGTCAGATCCTTTGGCCTTGCACCTATGCCTTGAAGGACTATTCTGATGACTCCAGGCCAAATGGAAGCTTTAactgtgggggagaagagaagcagaACAGATTACGGAAGGTGCAAGAGTCTAACACTGCAAATGAACAGTATGAGCTCCAGCCCTTGGCCAGAAAACTTAGTGACAGTTTTGACAACAGCACTTCCACAAGCAAACTGTCTAATCGTCCTTCTGTCCTGTCTGAAGACATACAGCTCCAAGACAGCAGGTGTCCCAGAATAGGAATCCATCCTTCTCTtgaaacagacagacagaatctgcAGGAGACTCTAATGGACCACCGTGTAGATCTTTGTCAGTGTCCTGCCTTGCAAACATCTTCTCCTTACAAACATAGCAGCTCGGGAGCAGAAGCAGAAATTCATGGAGAGAGACTCTGCAGGGATTGTAGATGTCAAAAATATGGTCCAAAAGCCTGGGATGGATACATGCTGGATTATCTTTATTCAGCCAGCATGAAAGATGAAGGACAGTTAAATAAATCTCAGTGTTCTAGAGACACTGCTCAACAACAGTCAGATTATACCTCAGAAAATACTAATATCCCTGAAGCTGAAATTTACAAATTTCACAGAGGCCTTTGTTCTCATAGCAGTTCTTTCAATGTGCTCAATGTCTCAAGTGAGATCTCTCTCAGTGATTTTGAGCAGAGCATAAAACTTGCTGAGTCAGCCAGTTCTTGTCCCAATGTCTTAGATGTGTCTGATTCCTGCTGTGCAGCAGAGAGAGGTCACCTGAATGGGAAGAGAGACACCCTGAGGTTGGACCTGAGAGAGACCGTCTTTGACGTATCTCTACCAGCATCCCAGCAAAACAGCTCTTCTTGGAAAAACCGATTGGGATTAGGGAGTGAAGGTCCAGTTGTTTTACCAAACAGCCAACCAGACATGCCTGATGTTTGGATCAAACGATCCAGTGCACAAAATTCTGGTTACAGCAGCTGA